A single genomic interval of Chitinophaga sp. 180180018-3 harbors:
- the soxC gene encoding sulfite dehydrogenase, giving the protein MSDNSGKMPRRTMLKAAAVSAAAALMGAAGGQRIAENDGAAPLPDPVKTPGAPPGKLGTRSRFEQPQKLASDISARTPLQDLYGIITPSDLHFERSHAGVPVIDPDKYELLIHGMVDRPTIFTLRDLKRFPAVSRIAFIECSGNFRSGRETMSPQEICGLTSQSEWTGVMLSTLFREAGVNPKATWFLAEGSDAAVMTRSIPVEKGWKDAMIAYGQNGEAIRPEQGYPARLFLPGWEGNTNVKWIRRIELSDQPFMTREETSKYTENIRDHKIRQFSFDMDARSIITSPAYPGHVEKGWMEIRGIAWSGRGKISSVEISTDAGKHWVKAALQEPVLDKAHTCFRYPWYWDGRTTEIMSLAIDDTGYRQPAMKQLIAARGTDMGGYHLNPVTAWVLKSDGQVLFRPEKWK; this is encoded by the coding sequence ATGTCAGATAATTCGGGCAAAATGCCCAGGAGAACGATGTTAAAAGCGGCTGCTGTTTCAGCCGCAGCCGCGCTGATGGGGGCCGCGGGCGGGCAACGCATAGCTGAAAATGACGGGGCAGCGCCGTTGCCGGATCCGGTGAAAACGCCCGGTGCGCCTCCCGGTAAGCTGGGCACCCGTTCCCGGTTCGAACAGCCGCAAAAGCTGGCCTCCGATATTTCAGCCCGTACACCGTTGCAGGATCTGTACGGCATCATCACTCCTTCGGATCTGCATTTTGAACGGAGCCATGCCGGAGTGCCTGTCATTGATCCGGATAAATACGAACTGCTGATACACGGCATGGTGGACCGGCCTACAATCTTCACATTGCGCGATTTAAAGCGATTTCCGGCCGTTTCCCGGATCGCTTTTATCGAATGCTCAGGAAACTTTCGTTCGGGCCGGGAAACCATGTCGCCGCAGGAAATCTGCGGGCTGACCAGCCAGAGCGAATGGACTGGCGTGATGCTGTCGACCCTTTTCCGGGAGGCCGGGGTAAACCCCAAAGCCACCTGGTTCCTCGCGGAGGGCTCCGATGCAGCTGTGATGACAAGAAGCATTCCGGTGGAGAAGGGCTGGAAGGATGCCATGATCGCATACGGACAAAATGGTGAGGCCATACGCCCTGAACAGGGTTATCCGGCGCGACTGTTCCTGCCGGGATGGGAGGGGAACACCAATGTAAAATGGATACGCCGTATTGAGCTGTCGGACCAGCCTTTTATGACCAGAGAGGAAACCTCCAAATACACGGAAAACATCCGGGATCATAAGATTCGTCAATTCAGTTTTGATATGGACGCACGATCCATTATCACGTCTCCTGCCTATCCCGGGCACGTGGAGAAAGGCTGGATGGAAATCCGCGGCATTGCCTGGAGTGGCCGTGGAAAGATCAGTAGTGTGGAAATAAGTACCGACGCAGGTAAGCATTGGGTTAAAGCGGCTTTGCAGGAGCCGGTGCTGGATAAGGCGCATACCTGTTTTCGTTACCCCTGGTATTGGGATGGGCGTACCACAGAGATCATGAGCCTGGCGATAGATGATACCGGTTATCGTCAGCCTGCCATGAAACAGCTGATTGCTGCCCGGGGTACCGACATGGGTGGATACCATTTGAACCCGGTTACAGCATGGGTGCTGAAAAGTGACGGACAGGTTTTATTCAGACCGGAGAAATGGAAATAA
- a CDS encoding DUF6496 domain-containing protein codes for MARYSKESQRKVKKSMHEMHEGKLRSGRSNRKVTNPKQAIAIGLSEAREEGAKVPRKKTTRKSTVKKSMAMKSPAKKATAKRAVAKKSPAKKTTAKKVMAKKMTAKTAAGRKMTAKKTTAKRATVRKTTRTTKMGARRKSAAMA; via the coding sequence ATGGCAAGGTATTCAAAAGAATCTCAGAGGAAAGTAAAGAAAAGTATGCATGAAATGCATGAAGGTAAGCTGAGAAGTGGCCGGAGTAACAGGAAAGTTACGAATCCTAAGCAGGCGATCGCCATCGGATTATCTGAAGCAAGAGAAGAAGGTGCAAAAGTTCCCCGGAAGAAAACTACCAGGAAGTCAACTGTAAAGAAAAGTATGGCTATGAAGTCTCCTGCCAAAAAAGCGACTGCTAAAAGAGCTGTCGCCAAAAAATCTCCGGCGAAGAAAACAACAGCCAAAAAAGTAATGGCTAAAAAGATGACTGCGAAAACAGCAGCAGGAAGAAAAATGACCGCCAAAAAGACAACTGCCAAAAGGGCAACTGTCAGAAAAACCACCCGTACTACTAAAATGGGTGCCCGCAGGAAATCCGCTGCAATGGCGTAA
- a CDS encoding KGG domain-containing protein, with protein MEDIRFQHAEQVTHVQEKSPEQKPKHSKRGFASMDPEQQRAISREGGKAAHQQGVAHKFTSDEARAAGKKGGEAVSRNREHMAAIGRKGGTNRGKKKSSVESDNQQ; from the coding sequence ATGGAAGACATTAGATTTCAACATGCCGAGCAGGTAACACACGTACAGGAGAAATCTCCCGAACAGAAACCAAAGCACAGTAAACGTGGATTCGCTTCTATGGACCCTGAACAGCAGCGTGCCATTTCCAGAGAAGGTGGAAAAGCAGCACACCAGCAGGGTGTTGCCCACAAGTTTACCTCTGATGAAGCCCGTGCTGCGGGCAAAAAAGGTGGTGAAGCTGTGAGCAGGAACCGGGAACACATGGCGGCTATAGGCCGTAAAGGTGGCACCAACCGCGGAAAAAAGAAAAGTAGCGTAGAAAGCGATAATCAGCAATAA
- a CDS encoding cytochrome c yields MLKKSGYLAAILAGSMLACHTRSGPPELPERFGLGRPATQREIDSLNISIAPDGKGLPPGSGNAGGGAKIYAAKCAACHGPTGAEPTPNRLVAPMGDTARVKTIGNYWPYATTVFDYIRRAMPFNAPGSLSNEEVYHLTAWLLYRNRIIDSTLELNAQNLPDIVMPAKQYYVNDDRKGGDEVK; encoded by the coding sequence ATGTTAAAAAAGAGCGGTTACCTGGCTGCGATATTGGCAGGATCCATGCTGGCCTGCCATACCCGAAGCGGGCCTCCGGAATTGCCGGAACGCTTTGGTCTTGGCCGGCCGGCCACCCAAAGGGAAATAGATTCGTTGAATATTTCTATTGCTCCCGATGGGAAAGGGCTACCTCCCGGTAGTGGTAATGCTGGTGGTGGCGCAAAGATCTATGCCGCCAAATGCGCGGCCTGTCATGGCCCTACAGGTGCGGAACCCACACCTAACCGGCTGGTGGCACCGATGGGAGATACGGCCCGCGTTAAAACTATCGGTAACTACTGGCCTTACGCCACCACTGTATTCGATTACATAAGGCGCGCCATGCCGTTCAATGCTCCGGGTTCGCTCAGTAATGAGGAAGTTTACCACCTCACCGCATGGCTGCTGTACCGCAACCGGATCATCGACAGTACCCTGGAGCTGAATGCACAAAATCTGCCGGACATTGTAATGCCGGCAAAACAATACTACGTAAACGATGATCGTAAAGGCGGTGACGAAGTGAAGTAA
- a CDS encoding mechanosensitive ion channel domain-containing protein — MIVTDKTYKRTNRRERVLFLVKLLIYAALVFFNLEHPDQYKDFAWLFKLTEALSFFLGANIVISFGWLVVMSWYSRRQRTKPMEKDNFILGINRITSVLNTVFLLLAVAIFLGVRLREFVSSITIVAAAIALLTKDYITNMINGLIIMFSDQLSLGDHVRIGDTRGKILDITLINVVLQNDDDEIMLIPNTVIFSTVVLNQSKQNIRKLALEFELDHKHSFTIQGLEDRLRKSVAPFSDSFVPDSFLLKTIEIRKDFVQFKVQLVMPRTNREVERQIRRTLNTEILAIAEGKE; from the coding sequence ATGATAGTTACCGATAAAACGTATAAACGTACTAATCGACGGGAGAGGGTATTGTTCCTGGTAAAACTGCTGATTTATGCAGCCCTCGTGTTTTTCAACCTGGAACATCCCGATCAGTATAAGGATTTTGCATGGCTGTTCAAATTAACAGAAGCCCTTTCTTTTTTCCTCGGCGCTAACATTGTTATCTCCTTTGGCTGGCTGGTGGTGATGTCGTGGTACTCACGGCGCCAGCGTACAAAGCCCATGGAAAAAGACAATTTCATACTCGGGATCAATCGTATCACCTCCGTATTGAATACCGTTTTTCTGTTGCTGGCGGTGGCCATCTTCCTCGGCGTAAGGCTGAGGGAATTTGTTTCCAGTATCACGATCGTTGCCGCTGCAATTGCCCTGTTAACGAAAGACTATATCACCAACATGATCAATGGACTGATCATTATGTTCTCTGATCAGTTATCGCTCGGCGATCATGTACGCATCGGCGATACCAGAGGAAAGATCCTCGATATTACCCTCATCAATGTAGTACTGCAGAATGATGATGATGAGATCATGCTCATCCCCAATACGGTTATTTTCAGTACGGTGGTCCTGAACCAGTCGAAACAGAATATCCGCAAACTGGCGCTGGAATTTGAACTGGATCACAAGCATTCCTTTACTATCCAGGGATTGGAAGACAGGCTCCGGAAATCGGTAGCGCCCTTCTCCGACAGCTTTGTGCCGGACAGCTTCCTGCTGAAAACCATTGAAATCAGAAAAGACTTTGTACAATTTAAAGTGCAGCTGGTAATGCCCCGCACCAATCGGGAGGTAGAACGCCAGATCAGGCGCACCCTCAATACAGAAATTCTCGCGATAGCAGAAGGAAAAGAGTAG
- a CDS encoding TonB-dependent receptor, with protein MKIAIACSCGLLLAATSWSQERHADTSQHGHRAIIQNNISLSGRIIDASTQQPIGGALVHIKGTTHEVQTSTNGEFAFLTGQKVPVIYQISSLGYKLKEVYADKSNMGNIPLEELSTQLNDVVVVGYGTQKRKDLTSAIASVKGSEVAIVPVASFDAQLQGKAAGVQINSNTGVPGDGVFVRVRGTTSINADNNPLYIIDGVFMNNTSLQTVNTGGRATSPLADINPADIENIEVLKDASATAIYGSRGANGVIIVTTRRGNYNSKAKVNVDVSSGTAWAPKLWDLTTGPQHAELINEFYKNSYADAIAAGDAAGIQKYKYLPFRALNDNPNATPAPRGLPQDQQTYDRLGRIFRNASLQNYNLSLSGGNKETRYYFGGGYAKQDAILKPLSFERASFKLNIDQRVNDKITVGASNNFSRTARSQGRAGDGPQGGLLQAALHTPTYLPETNPDGTPARWAGFDNVQVLIDNYDVHTTSVRYIGNLYLDAALLPDLKFRSTISIDYNNYNESEYWNNFTQLGASPTNGLATSAITQNTAWINEQTLSWRKHIGSKHFFGVLVGNTLQSNTLALTSAQGTGFPNNAYKDISSAATRTSAQTWTRNNLSSFFSRIDYNYAGKYYIEASLRADGSSRFGSNYRWGYFPAVSASWRLKEEGFLKTVNTISDLKLRASYGITGNQSGISDFAARGLWSGGYGYPDNSSGDQPGTAPLQLPNADLHWEKTSQLNGGVDLGLFNGRINLTADVYYKYTSDVLLLLPKAGATGFSNAYSNAGEISNRGYEIGLNTTNITSRNFTWASNFNIAGNTNRIEKLPVPVYQYNRDWIIMQQGSPMYSFWLYKQLGVDPQTGNVIFEGAKDGKIPVAARQVMGNAMPKFYGGFSNTFTYKGFDLSILLSFQYGNDVYNLNRFFGEGGGTRDANRVLFADQLNRWQKPGDITDVPRLTAYGLNYTVDQNSRFLEDGSFLRLKTLTFGYTIPKSASERLRIQQLRVYFTGTNLWLLTKYTGADPESNVTGIQTVQGLDLGTPPQPRSVQFGLNVTL; from the coding sequence ATGAAAATTGCTATTGCATGCAGCTGCGGGCTGCTGCTGGCGGCAACCTCATGGTCGCAGGAGCGACATGCCGACACTTCTCAACATGGCCACCGGGCCATTATCCAGAACAACATCTCTCTTTCCGGACGAATTATTGATGCCAGCACCCAGCAACCTATCGGGGGAGCGCTCGTTCACATCAAAGGCACTACCCATGAGGTGCAAACCAGCACCAACGGGGAGTTTGCCTTTCTCACCGGGCAAAAAGTACCTGTTATTTACCAGATATCTTCACTGGGTTACAAACTAAAGGAAGTGTACGCTGATAAATCAAATATGGGCAATATTCCATTGGAAGAGCTCAGCACGCAGCTGAATGATGTGGTGGTAGTAGGATATGGTACCCAGAAGAGAAAAGACCTCACCAGTGCTATCGCTTCCGTGAAAGGGAGTGAAGTGGCTATCGTGCCTGTAGCCAGTTTCGACGCCCAGTTGCAGGGAAAGGCCGCCGGGGTACAGATCAATTCCAACACCGGTGTGCCGGGAGATGGGGTGTTCGTAAGGGTACGCGGCACTACTTCCATTAATGCCGACAATAACCCCCTGTATATCATCGATGGGGTTTTTATGAACAATACCAGCCTGCAAACGGTGAACACCGGCGGCCGGGCTACTTCTCCACTGGCGGATATCAATCCGGCTGATATTGAAAATATTGAAGTATTGAAAGACGCCAGCGCAACGGCTATTTATGGTTCCCGGGGCGCCAACGGCGTGATTATCGTGACCACCCGCCGCGGCAACTATAACAGCAAGGCTAAAGTGAATGTAGATGTTTCCTCCGGTACCGCCTGGGCTCCGAAACTGTGGGATCTCACCACCGGTCCTCAACATGCGGAATTGATCAACGAATTCTACAAAAACTCCTACGCCGATGCCATAGCCGCCGGCGATGCGGCAGGCATACAGAAATACAAATACCTCCCTTTCCGTGCGCTGAACGATAATCCCAATGCGACTCCTGCACCGAGAGGTCTACCGCAGGATCAGCAAACTTACGATCGCCTGGGACGCATCTTCCGCAATGCCAGCCTGCAAAACTATAATCTTTCCCTCTCCGGCGGAAACAAGGAAACCAGGTATTATTTCGGTGGTGGATATGCTAAACAGGACGCCATCCTGAAACCCCTGTCTTTTGAACGGGCCAGCTTCAAGCTGAATATAGATCAGCGGGTGAACGACAAAATTACGGTGGGAGCCAGTAACAACTTTTCCCGCACTGCCCGCAGCCAGGGCAGGGCAGGCGACGGTCCGCAGGGAGGTTTGCTGCAGGCTGCCCTCCATACGCCTACCTACCTGCCGGAAACCAATCCGGATGGCACTCCCGCCCGCTGGGCCGGATTCGATAATGTACAGGTGCTCATCGATAACTACGACGTACACACGACCAGTGTTCGCTATATCGGTAATCTTTACCTTGATGCAGCCTTGCTGCCTGATCTGAAATTCCGCAGTACCATCAGTATCGATTACAACAACTACAACGAGTCAGAATACTGGAACAATTTCACCCAGTTGGGCGCCAGTCCTACCAATGGCCTTGCCACTTCTGCCATTACGCAGAACACTGCCTGGATCAACGAACAAACATTATCGTGGCGAAAACACATCGGCAGTAAACACTTCTTTGGGGTACTGGTGGGAAATACTTTACAGAGCAACACCCTGGCGCTTACCTCTGCTCAGGGAACGGGGTTTCCGAACAATGCTTATAAGGATATATCGTCAGCGGCTACACGAACTTCGGCACAAACCTGGACGAGGAATAATCTGTCGTCGTTCTTCTCCCGTATCGACTATAACTATGCTGGCAAATATTATATCGAAGCCAGTCTCCGTGCCGACGGCTCGTCCCGCTTTGGCAGCAACTACCGCTGGGGCTACTTCCCGGCAGTGAGTGCGTCGTGGCGGCTGAAGGAAGAAGGCTTCCTCAAAACAGTAAACACCATCAGCGACCTGAAACTGCGTGCCAGTTACGGTATTACGGGAAACCAGTCTGGCATCAGCGATTTCGCTGCACGAGGCCTCTGGTCCGGCGGATACGGCTACCCGGATAACAGTAGCGGCGATCAGCCTGGCACGGCTCCGTTACAGCTGCCCAATGCAGATCTGCACTGGGAAAAAACGAGTCAGCTGAATGGTGGTGTCGACCTGGGGTTATTCAACGGCCGCATCAATCTTACCGCTGATGTGTACTACAAATATACCAGCGACGTGTTGCTGCTGTTACCCAAAGCCGGCGCGACCGGCTTCAGCAATGCCTATAGCAATGCCGGAGAAATTAGTAACCGCGGATATGAGATCGGACTGAATACGACTAATATCACTTCCCGCAACTTTACCTGGGCCAGCAATTTTAATATCGCAGGAAATACCAACCGCATCGAGAAATTGCCGGTACCGGTATACCAGTATAACCGCGACTGGATCATCATGCAGCAGGGATCACCGATGTATTCGTTCTGGTTATACAAACAGCTGGGAGTGGATCCGCAGACGGGGAACGTGATCTTCGAAGGCGCGAAGGATGGGAAAATCCCGGTAGCCGCCCGCCAGGTAATGGGAAATGCAATGCCAAAGTTCTACGGCGGTTTTAGCAACACCTTTACCTATAAAGGTTTCGACCTGAGTATACTGTTATCCTTCCAATATGGCAATGACGTTTATAATCTCAATCGTTTCTTCGGAGAAGGAGGCGGTACCCGCGATGCCAACAGGGTATTGTTTGCTGATCAGCTGAATCGCTGGCAGAAGCCGGGCGATATCACTGATGTGCCCCGCCTCACTGCATACGGGCTGAATTATACAGTGGACCAGAATAGCCGTTTCCTGGAAGATGGTTCTTTCCTCCGGCTTAAAACGCTCACTTTCGGTTACACCATACCTAAATCTGCCAGCGAGCGATTACGCATACAGCAACTACGTGTATACTTCACCGGTACCAATCTCTGGTTGCTGACGAAATATACCGGTGCTGATCCTGAATCCAATGTAACGGGGATACAAACCGTACAGGGACTGGATCTCGGCACTCCGCCGCAGCCGCGTAGTGTACAATTTGGACTGAATGTAACTCTCTGA
- a CDS encoding DoxX family protein — MSYTITGETPAWKNYWKTGFRVCFIWFLLQALPLDWKFFQHLFSSGIFYLHYEDIFTLANYTTRFSAGPATFTDWTILFLIAVVGAALWTYIDNNLTRSYDAAWYWLRVLLRYRLALALLAYGFLKFFALQAPYPSLSSLNTPYGAFTRWKLFSLSLGIVPSYELFLGLVEIILALLLLYRKTAAIGAFIFLIFCGNIFISNLAYEGGDVVYSLLLITYAIAILSFDLQRIIRLLVLQQPTAAATFRPVFDGIKRYGRLLLKTAFLLFFVVVYGIKTGAGAKKDPYQYPAAKGLPAISGLYNVALFVWNNDTLPYSQTDTIRWKDVVFEEWNTLSIHTNVPALIDSNNQHLVLKDNGNRLYEIEGSNGRHYYSYAADTVHQLLGLRNRHPRLEAETLSLRYSRPDSNRVILTGITSRYDSVYVVLEKIHKRYLLEEVANGGGRNRKLKL; from the coding sequence ATGAGCTATACAATTACGGGAGAAACTCCCGCCTGGAAAAATTACTGGAAAACAGGGTTCAGGGTATGTTTTATCTGGTTCCTGCTACAGGCATTGCCGCTGGACTGGAAATTCTTTCAACACCTGTTTTCGTCCGGTATTTTTTACCTGCATTACGAAGATATTTTCACGCTGGCGAATTATACAACACGCTTTTCGGCAGGACCAGCCACATTCACAGACTGGACGATACTATTCCTGATCGCTGTTGTTGGTGCAGCATTATGGACCTACATAGATAATAACCTAACGCGTTCATATGATGCTGCCTGGTACTGGCTTCGCGTATTGCTGCGTTACCGGCTGGCGCTGGCTTTGCTGGCATACGGATTCCTGAAATTCTTTGCCCTGCAGGCGCCTTATCCTTCGCTCAGCAGCCTGAATACACCATACGGTGCTTTTACACGATGGAAGTTATTTTCTCTCAGCCTGGGCATCGTACCGTCTTATGAATTGTTTCTGGGCCTTGTGGAGATCATACTGGCGTTATTGCTGTTGTATAGGAAAACAGCGGCTATAGGCGCTTTTATCTTTCTCATCTTTTGCGGGAATATCTTTATTTCAAATCTGGCCTATGAAGGTGGTGATGTGGTATACAGCCTGTTACTGATCACCTATGCTATAGCCATATTGAGTTTTGATCTGCAAAGGATCATCCGGTTGCTGGTGTTGCAGCAACCAACGGCGGCTGCCACTTTCAGGCCGGTATTCGACGGCATAAAAAGATACGGAAGACTTTTGCTAAAGACGGCATTCCTGTTATTTTTCGTTGTTGTATACGGCATTAAAACCGGCGCCGGTGCAAAAAAAGATCCCTATCAATATCCCGCTGCCAAAGGATTGCCGGCGATCAGCGGATTGTATAATGTTGCTTTATTTGTATGGAACAATGATACATTGCCTTATTCGCAAACAGATACTATCCGTTGGAAAGATGTGGTGTTTGAAGAATGGAATACACTTAGTATCCACACCAATGTACCGGCTTTGATAGATTCTAACAACCAGCATCTTGTTTTGAAAGATAACGGAAACCGGTTGTACGAAATTGAAGGCAGTAACGGCCGGCATTATTATAGTTATGCAGCAGATACGGTACATCAGCTGCTGGGATTGCGTAACCGGCATCCCCGGCTGGAAGCCGAAACCCTTTCCCTGCGCTATTCACGGCCCGACAGTAATCGTGTGATTCTGACAGGAATTACTTCCAGGTATGACTCCGTTTATGTGGTACTGGAAAAAATACACAAGCGATACCTGTTGGAAGAAGTAGCAAATGGAGGCGGTAGAAACAGAAAACTGAAACTTTAA
- a CDS encoding RagB/SusD family nutrient uptake outer membrane protein: protein MKAYLKYIIVILTPATMLSCRKFLDVTPRDAVSDETTIIDKTSASTALRGVYRRLGADGYYGTLFQTFGYLPGDNVQWTGSQSIIQQFITHRIAADNGNLQTVWSAIYATINGANNVIAKVPAVKDASFTEADRKQITGEAYFIRALCYFDLARTWGNVQITLTPTLSKADKTDIGNSTQAQVYQQVLSDLNAADSLLLPPSVANPVRANQETVWALKARYYGYQSGWAQAEAYATKVLSDVKNYSLLKPYSAFFTPASAVATRESVFELSYSATYLSGHRSNWQPPANGGTRQWAPSDAFVTLVNDPQTGGNRNALIAKTAAGLWYGNLYYRSPATDPAYVIRIAELYLIRAEALAEQGKLAAAKQDLDQIRDRAGLAPSAATGKEELLLAIENERRVEFAFEPHRWFDLVRTGRAAAVLNITNPRLYLFPIPANEISLSNGHLKQNDGY from the coding sequence ATGAAAGCTTATCTGAAATATATCATCGTAATACTGACACCGGCAACTATGTTGTCGTGCAGGAAGTTTCTGGACGTGACTCCCAGAGATGCTGTGTCAGATGAAACTACCATCATCGATAAAACCTCTGCCAGCACTGCGCTGCGGGGAGTATACCGGCGCCTCGGCGCCGATGGTTACTACGGCACGCTGTTCCAGACTTTCGGCTACCTGCCTGGCGATAATGTGCAATGGACCGGCTCACAGTCTATCATCCAGCAATTTATCACACACAGGATTGCTGCAGATAATGGCAACCTGCAAACAGTATGGTCGGCCATTTATGCCACCATCAATGGTGCCAACAACGTTATCGCCAAAGTGCCGGCGGTAAAGGATGCCTCTTTTACGGAGGCCGACCGGAAGCAGATCACCGGCGAAGCTTATTTTATCCGTGCACTATGCTATTTCGATCTGGCCCGCACGTGGGGAAATGTACAGATAACGCTAACGCCTACACTGAGTAAAGCAGATAAGACGGATATTGGCAATAGCACACAGGCGCAGGTTTATCAGCAGGTATTGAGTGACCTGAATGCCGCGGATTCACTGCTGCTGCCGCCATCAGTAGCCAATCCGGTACGGGCTAATCAGGAAACAGTGTGGGCATTGAAGGCCAGATATTACGGCTATCAATCGGGATGGGCGCAGGCAGAAGCCTATGCGACAAAAGTGCTTAGCGACGTGAAAAACTACAGCCTGCTAAAGCCTTACAGTGCATTCTTTACGCCAGCCAGTGCAGTTGCCACACGCGAATCGGTGTTTGAACTGTCGTACAGCGCTACTTATCTGAGCGGGCATCGTAGTAACTGGCAGCCGCCGGCTAATGGAGGTACACGGCAATGGGCACCGTCGGATGCTTTTGTAACGCTGGTAAATGATCCGCAGACAGGAGGGAACCGGAACGCACTGATTGCAAAAACAGCCGCTGGCCTGTGGTATGGAAATCTGTATTACCGGAGTCCGGCTACCGACCCTGCGTACGTCATCCGTATTGCGGAACTGTACCTGATACGCGCGGAAGCGCTGGCGGAACAGGGCAAACTGGCAGCAGCCAAACAGGATCTCGATCAGATCCGCGACAGGGCAGGGCTGGCGCCTTCAGCAGCTACTGGGAAAGAAGAACTGCTGCTGGCAATAGAGAACGAGCGGAGAGTGGAATTTGCCTTTGAACCGCACCGGTGGTTCGACCTCGTGCGTACCGGCAGGGCCGCGGCCGTACTGAATATCACCAACCCCCGCTTGTACCTGTTCCCAATACCAGCTAACGAAATCAGCTTGTCGAACGGACATCTCAAACAGAACGATGGTTACTGA
- a CDS encoding DUF2809 domain-containing protein codes for MVRKRRWLYLFLILLNIPLGLATRWAPQYFPELIRVYGGDVFSATCIFFGIRFLYPVTPLWKISISNYLVCFAIELQQLYQAEWAVKLRNTPLGILLGHGFLWSDCVCYAVGTVLALVVAWLWEKLC; via the coding sequence ATGGTAAGAAAAAGGCGTTGGCTTTATTTGTTCCTCATCCTCCTCAACATCCCACTGGGATTAGCCACAAGGTGGGCCCCCCAATACTTCCCTGAACTGATAAGAGTATATGGCGGAGATGTATTTTCCGCTACCTGTATTTTTTTCGGAATACGTTTCCTGTATCCGGTTACCCCGTTGTGGAAAATCAGCATCAGTAATTATCTGGTTTGTTTTGCCATAGAATTGCAGCAGCTGTACCAGGCTGAATGGGCAGTAAAACTCCGCAATACCCCGCTGGGAATACTGCTCGGGCATGGTTTCCTGTGGAGCGACTGCGTATGCTATGCAGTAGGCACTGTACTGGCGTTAGTAGTTGCGTGGCTATGGGAGAAGCTATGCTAA